AAAATCTGATCACTCAGCAGCAAGCCGACGCACCTAGATCGACGCATGCCGCTGATTTGGATAGTGACGGAGACTTGGATCTGCTCTTAGCATCTGAAACAGACAATGCGGTCTATTGGTATGAGAACGATGGCGATGGGGTATTTTTTCCTCGGCGTGTAATTAGTGCTTCGGCGGAAAAAGTGCGTTCCGTGTTCGCCGCAGATCTGGATCAAGACGGACGCGTTGATGTGCTGTCTGCCTCGCAGTTGGATGACAAAGTAGCGTGGCATCGGAACATCGATGGCCAGTCATTTGGTCCGCAGCAGATCATTTCTTTAATGGCTGACGGGCCTAGCGATGTTTCAGCCGGCGACTTGGATGCAGATGGCGACATGGATGTCGTCGCATCATCTTCCCTGGATAACACAATCCGTTGGTTTGAAAACACCGGAAGTGGCAATTTCGGGGCTGGCCAAGTCATCACGACCACAGCTGAAGTGGCAGCCGACGTGCATCTGTACGATATGGATGGAGATGGTGATATCGATGTCCTGTCTGCATCGAATCTCGACAACAAAATTGCTTGGTACGAGAACAATGGCTCCGGGGTATTCGGAGAGCCACGGATCATTAGCACTGAGGCCATTCAGGCTTTGGCGGTGTCTGTGGGCGATTTGGATAAAGACGGTGATACGGATGTTGTTTCGGCATCCTTTGGCGACGATAAAATCGTCTGGTACGAAAATCAGGGGAATGAGCAGTTCTCTGCCGCGGTCGTGATTACGAACACCGCAGATGGGGCCGTTTCCGTCGCGATCCAGGACTTGAATGACGATGGGAATTTGGATGTGGTTTCTGCATCTGCACGCGACGATACGGTCGCTTGGTACGAGAATCTCGGAGATGGCAGCTTTGGAGGGAGACAGGTACTCAACGATCGTGCCGATAACGCCAGCTTTGTGCTCACCGCCGACCTTGATGGAGATGGTGCGCCGGATGTTGTGTCTACATCAATTAATGACGACAAGCTGGTCTGGTATCGATCGGACGGCAGCGGGGGATTTGAGCCAGGAACGGACGTTGGGCCAGTCACGCGACGTCCCAGTGCTGTCTATTCTGCAGATATTGATGGAGACGGAGATCCGGATGTTGTTTCCGCATCCACGTTGGATTCAAAAATCGCGTGGTATCCCAATTCAGGGAGTGGATCTTTCGGTATACAAGAGGTGATAACAACCGCTGCTGCGGGTCCAGCGGGTGTTGTTGCTGACGACTTGGATGGCGACGGTGACCTTGATCTGCTGGCGGCGTCCAATGCTGACAACACCATTTCCTGGTTCGAAAACGTTGGGGCAGGGGTGTTTGGCAACCAGCGGATCATCACGACTCTGGCCATAAGGGCCTTTCGGGTTGTGTCTGCTGACTTGGACGGAGACGGTGACCCCGACGTTGTTTCAGCCGCGTATAACCAGAATACGGTCGCTTGGTACGAAAACCTGGGCGCCGGTCAATTCAGTGACCTTCAGCCCATCGCCGATGAGTTCTCAGTGTCGTCTGTTCAAACCGAAGACGCGGACGGTGATGGTGATATTGACGTGTTTGCGTCTGTTTCCCAGAGCGATAAGGTCGTCTGGTATCAGAACGATGGAGATGGAAATTTTGGCACGGAGATAATCATTAGCGACGTGCTGGATGGCGCAGGTTCGATGTCAGTGCTAGATGTTGATGGCGATACAGATATTGATGTGCTTGCGGCATCGCTTCTTGATGACAAGATCGTGTGGTTTGAGAACGATGGTAGCGGGAGCTTTGGGACAGAGAAATCAGTGACTAATGTGATCAACGCGCCGGAACGTGTGGTTGCTGGTGATCTGGATGGCGATGGCGACTTTGATGTGGTTGCAGTCTCTCAGTTTGATGACAACATTGTTTGGTTCGAAAATTTGGGGGGTGGCGTTTTTGGTCCTGGCCAATTGCTCAGCGCCGCAGCCAATGGTGTGACCTCAATGTTTATTCAAGACCTCACGGGCGATGGACATCTGGATGTACTGTCAGCTTCGTATA
The Oceanococcus atlanticus DNA segment above includes these coding regions:
- a CDS encoding FG-GAP repeat domain-containing protein, which produces MNKNTFSRVGLTSLVCLMLLITNSVFGAEIDFSSKNLITQQQADAPRSTHAADLDSDGDLDLLLASETDNAVYWYENDGDGVFFPRRVISASAEKVRSVFAADLDQDGRVDVLSASQLDDKVAWHRNIDGQSFGPQQIISLMADGPSDVSAGDLDADGDMDVVASSSLDNTIRWFENTGSGNFGAGQVITTTAEVAADVHLYDMDGDGDIDVLSASNLDNKIAWYENNGSGVFGEPRIISTEAIQALAVSVGDLDKDGDTDVVSASFGDDKIVWYENQGNEQFSAAVVITNTADGAVSVAIQDLNDDGNLDVVSASARDDTVAWYENLGDGSFGGRQVLNDRADNASFVLTADLDGDGAPDVVSTSINDDKLVWYRSDGSGGFEPGTDVGPVTRRPSAVYSADIDGDGDPDVVSASTLDSKIAWYPNSGSGSFGIQEVITTAAAGPAGVVADDLDGDGDLDLLAASNADNTISWFENVGAGVFGNQRIITTLAIRAFRVVSADLDGDGDPDVVSAAYNQNTVAWYENLGAGQFSDLQPIADEFSVSSVQTEDADGDGDIDVFASVSQSDKVVWYQNDGDGNFGTEIIISDVLDGAGSMSVLDVDGDTDIDVLAASLLDDKIVWFENDGSGSFGTEKSVTNVINAPERVVAGDLDGDGDFDVVAVSQFDDNIVWFENLGGGVFGPGQLLSAAANGVTSMFIQDLTGDGHLDVLSASYTQDQIAWYRNGLERDFGDAPDPSYRTLLSSDGARHEITDLFLGASVDAERDGQPNATATGDDSDSSDNDEQGVTFSGLIAGNQEAAIEVVVSQAGVGHLNAFIDFNGDGDFSGMDEHVVVDELIDATNEAVPFSIPVSANSGRTFARVRLSSLGGDLAYGQAEDGEVEDYSIEIAPPPDPPTLSIADAVVAEGNAGRTSLVFSVSMSKAHPVDVSFDFTTIDQTASSNKNDFEPSSGSGVIRAGMTATSITILVNADTTFEDDETFQVMLSNAAEATIANASATGTIGNDDPMPSVSLQLQGGSIEEAGGSTTVKAVLTNPSYQDVSIDIELSGSASSSDYSISSNKIIVPADDTSGSILIRALDDTLIEGNETIVVRLGPISNGLAGAPQSLVVDIEDNDQRGRKGSGSLGLQLLFLMWAAGLYARRRR